One stretch of Hyphomicrobiales bacterium DNA includes these proteins:
- a CDS encoding acyl-CoA dehydrogenase family protein, translating into QYADWIFCLVRTSSEGKKQEGISFLLIDMKSEGISVRPIVLLEGEHEVNEVFFDNVKVPVGNLVGEENKGWTYAKYLLTHERTGIAGVGFATAGLENLKSIARQQTKRGKPLIEDPLFSARIAEAEIDLDAMRTTNLRVLADATGGAAGGLESSMLKVKGTVLRQNLNALTRQALGPYALPFISEALEEGYNEPPIGPDYAAPVTKQYFNNRKTSIYGGSNEVQKSIIAKLSLGR; encoded by the coding sequence CAATATGCCGACTGGATTTTTTGCCTTGTGCGCACATCCAGTGAAGGCAAAAAGCAAGAAGGCATTTCCTTCCTTCTGATCGACATGAAAAGCGAAGGCATTAGCGTGCGCCCTATCGTGCTGCTTGAAGGGGAGCACGAAGTAAATGAGGTCTTCTTCGACAATGTGAAAGTGCCAGTTGGCAATCTTGTTGGCGAAGAGAATAAGGGATGGACCTACGCCAAATATCTGCTCACCCATGAGCGGACGGGTATTGCAGGTGTGGGCTTTGCAACGGCTGGATTAGAGAATTTAAAATCCATCGCGCGGCAACAGACAAAGCGTGGCAAACCATTGATTGAAGACCCGCTCTTTTCTGCCCGCATTGCAGAAGCTGAGATTGACCTTGATGCCATGCGCACGACAAATTTGCGCGTGTTGGCTGACGCTACAGGGGGCGCTGCTGGTGGGTTGGAAAGCTCGATGTTGAAGGTAAAAGGCACCGTGCTTCGCCAAAACCTCAACGCGCTCACCCGCCAAGCCCTCGGCCCTTACGCCTTGCCGTTTATCTCAGAAGCCTTGGAAGAGGGTTATAATGAGCCGCCAATTGGCCCTGATTATGCTGCCCCCGTTACCAAGCAATATTTCAACAACCGCAAAACCTCGATTTATGGCGGCTCCAATGAAGTGCAAAAATCAATCATCGCAAAACTAAGCTTGGGGCGTTAG